The Alteriqipengyuania halimionae genome contains a region encoding:
- a CDS encoding DNA-3-methyladenine glycosylase family protein yields the protein MGLSKAQLVEGIDAVAAQEPAIAAAVQRVGYPEERIRPTGYRTLLRTIVGQQVSVAAAASMWNKLTGHLGEDVPTDRLLASSFDELRACGLSRQKQGYARSLCELVESGELDLDDLPEDDEAAIEQLTRIKGIGRWSAEIYLLFAEGRPDIWPAGDLAVQVGIGKILELTDRPSEKETRALAEDWRPHRGALAIFTWHSYNNPAL from the coding sequence GTGGGTCTTTCGAAAGCGCAATTGGTCGAGGGTATCGATGCCGTCGCCGCGCAGGAGCCCGCGATCGCGGCAGCGGTGCAGCGGGTCGGCTATCCCGAGGAGCGCATCCGGCCGACGGGCTACCGCACCCTGCTGCGCACCATCGTCGGACAGCAGGTGAGCGTCGCGGCGGCAGCTTCGATGTGGAACAAGCTGACCGGGCATCTGGGCGAGGACGTGCCGACCGACCGCTTGCTGGCCAGCTCGTTCGATGAATTGCGCGCCTGCGGCCTCTCGCGCCAGAAGCAGGGCTATGCGCGTTCGCTTTGCGAACTTGTCGAAAGCGGCGAGCTCGACCTCGACGACCTGCCGGAGGACGACGAAGCTGCGATCGAGCAATTGACCCGCATCAAGGGGATCGGCCGGTGGTCGGCCGAGATCTATCTGCTGTTCGCCGAGGGACGGCCCGACATCTGGCCGGCAGGCGATCTCGCGGTGCAGGTCGGCATCGGCAAAATCCTCGAACTGACTGATCGCCCAAGCGAAAAGGAAACCCGCGCACTGGCCGAAGATTGGCGCCCGCATCGCGGCGCATTGGCTATTTTCACGTGGCACAGCTACAACAATCCGGCCCTGTAG
- a CDS encoding S9 family peptidase, with protein sequence MNIKTRLFATCTLAAMAMTLPGAASANLMNESPSMTQTAEAAPLIPRESLFGNPSRASAQISPDGEWLAWLAPDNGVLNVWMAPVDDPDAAKVMTKATDRPIRQYFWAPDGRSLLYIQDKGGDENFLLYGIDIASGNERTLTDFENTRVMLIGGSDRIKDKVLVGLNNRDARFHDVYMLDLNSGELTQMIENNGYAGFVADDNLDVRLALRPNAEGGMDFFRVVENEVEAEPFGNTTLEDSLTTSPAGFTTDGKTLYWLDSRGRNTGALVAMDVETGETRMVAENAKADIGGTIRDKETGEVEAYSVNYLKNEWTALDPEVKASLDFLEANLEGEFGIGSRTDDDTKWIVGNDPVVGPSKSYLYDRTDNTLTELYVTRPELVGAPLQPMHTLELKSRDGLTLPSYLTLPPGSDSDGDGKPDQAVPMVLFVHGGPWARDGYGFNPYHQWLANRGYAVLSVNYRGSTGFGKDFINASNLEWSKAMHDDLIDATQWAIDEGIAHKDKVAIMGGSYGGYATLVGLTYTPETFACGVDIVGPSNLETLLSTIPPYWAPVIAQFHERMGNPETPEGKQLLIDASPLYKADRITKPLLIGQGANDPRVNQAESDQIVDAMKEKGIPVTYVLYPDEGHGFAKPENNIAFNAVTENFLATCLGGRAEPIGDTVGASTAEIVEGADFVQGLSEAIK encoded by the coding sequence ATGAATATCAAGACTAGATTGTTCGCCACCTGCACGCTGGCCGCCATGGCAATGACGCTACCGGGCGCCGCGAGCGCGAACCTAATGAATGAAAGCCCATCTATGACCCAGACCGCCGAAGCCGCTCCGCTCATCCCGCGCGAGTCGCTGTTCGGAAACCCCTCCCGCGCCTCGGCCCAGATCAGCCCCGATGGCGAATGGCTCGCCTGGCTCGCGCCCGATAACGGCGTGCTCAACGTGTGGATGGCGCCGGTCGACGATCCCGACGCGGCCAAGGTTATGACCAAGGCAACCGATCGCCCGATCCGCCAGTATTTCTGGGCCCCCGACGGTCGCAGCCTGCTCTACATCCAGGACAAGGGCGGGGACGAGAACTTCCTGCTCTACGGCATCGACATCGCCAGCGGCAACGAACGCACGCTGACCGATTTCGAGAACACCCGCGTCATGCTGATCGGCGGTTCGGACCGGATCAAGGACAAGGTCCTCGTCGGCCTCAACAATCGCGATGCGCGGTTCCACGATGTCTACATGCTCGATCTCAACAGCGGCGAGCTGACCCAGATGATCGAGAACAACGGCTATGCGGGGTTCGTCGCCGACGACAATCTCGACGTTCGCCTTGCCCTGCGTCCCAATGCCGAAGGCGGCATGGATTTCTTCCGCGTGGTCGAAAACGAAGTCGAAGCCGAGCCGTTCGGCAACACGACGCTGGAAGATTCGCTGACCACCAGCCCGGCCGGTTTCACCACCGATGGCAAGACGCTCTACTGGCTCGACAGCCGTGGCCGGAACACCGGCGCGCTGGTCGCGATGGATGTCGAAACCGGCGAAACCCGCATGGTGGCCGAGAACGCCAAGGCCGATATCGGCGGCACGATCCGCGACAAGGAAACCGGCGAAGTCGAAGCCTATTCGGTCAATTACCTGAAAAACGAATGGACCGCGCTCGATCCGGAAGTGAAAGCCTCGCTCGACTTCCTCGAAGCCAATCTCGAAGGCGAATTCGGGATCGGCTCGCGCACCGATGACGACACCAAGTGGATCGTCGGCAACGATCCGGTCGTCGGGCCCAGCAAAAGCTATCTCTACGATCGCACCGACAACACGCTGACTGAGCTCTACGTGACCCGCCCCGAGCTGGTCGGCGCACCGCTTCAGCCGATGCACACGCTCGAGCTCAAGTCGCGCGACGGGCTCACCCTGCCCTCGTACCTGACGCTCCCGCCGGGCAGCGACAGCGATGGCGACGGCAAGCCCGACCAGGCGGTGCCGATGGTCCTGTTCGTCCATGGCGGCCCCTGGGCACGCGATGGCTATGGCTTCAATCCCTACCACCAATGGCTCGCCAATCGCGGCTATGCGGTGCTGAGCGTGAACTATCGCGGCTCGACCGGCTTCGGGAAGGACTTCATCAACGCCTCGAACCTCGAATGGTCGAAAGCGATGCATGACGATCTGATCGACGCCACCCAGTGGGCGATCGACGAAGGCATCGCACATAAGGACAAGGTCGCGATCATGGGCGGCTCCTATGGTGGCTACGCCACGCTGGTGGGCCTCACCTACACGCCCGAAACTTTCGCCTGCGGGGTCGATATCGTCGGCCCGTCCAACCTCGAGACGCTGCTTTCCACGATTCCGCCCTACTGGGCCCCGGTGATCGCGCAGTTCCACGAGCGGATGGGCAATCCCGAGACGCCCGAAGGCAAGCAACTGCTGATCGACGCCAGCCCACTCTACAAGGCGGACCGGATCACCAAGCCGCTGCTGATCGGCCAGGGCGCCAATGATCCGCGCGTCAATCAGGCCGAAAGCGACCAGATCGTCGATGCGATGAAGGAAAAAGGCATCCCGGTGACCTACGTTCTCTATCCGGACGAAGGCCACGGCTTCGCCAAGCCCGAAAACAACATCGCCTTCAACGCGGTGACCGAGAACTTCCTCGCCACCTGCCTTGGCGGCCGCGCCGAACCGATCGGCGATACGGTGGGCGCATCGACCGCCGAGATCGTCGAAGGCGCGGACTTCGTGCAGGGCCTGTCCGAAGCAATCAAATAA
- the rsmH gene encoding 16S rRNA (cytosine(1402)-N(4))-methyltransferase RsmH yields MIEANTPHIPVLLDEVVAALDPAPGSVIIDATFGAGGYTRALLDRGATVHAFDRDPDAIAKGREWPEHSAEPQRLVLHPRRFSEMAEAMQEVGVAQVDGIALDLGVSSMQLDQAERGFAFSADGPLDMRMSQSGTSAADFVNDAGEGQIADVLYQYGEERQSRRVARAIVAARPLHTTADLAAVVRRALGYRPHSNQGRAPKDPATRSFQAIRIHVNGELDEMANALTASEQMLRAGGKLAVVSFHSLEDRMVKRFLRAASGGQSTTSRHMPERLDDHLPTFEKPGKAIKPTQGELDLNPRSRSAILREGTRTGAPARVAA; encoded by the coding sequence ATGATCGAAGCCAACACGCCCCATATCCCTGTCCTGCTCGACGAAGTGGTCGCCGCACTCGATCCGGCGCCGGGTTCGGTCATCATCGACGCAACCTTCGGCGCCGGCGGCTATACCCGTGCGCTGCTCGATCGCGGCGCGACCGTGCACGCCTTCGATCGCGATCCCGATGCGATAGCCAAGGGCCGCGAATGGCCCGAACACAGCGCCGAGCCGCAGCGCCTCGTACTCCATCCGCGCCGGTTTTCGGAAATGGCCGAAGCGATGCAGGAAGTCGGCGTTGCGCAGGTCGACGGTATCGCGCTCGATCTCGGTGTTTCGTCGATGCAGCTCGACCAGGCCGAGCGCGGTTTTGCTTTCAGTGCCGACGGTCCGCTCGACATGCGGATGAGCCAGTCGGGCACCAGCGCCGCCGATTTCGTCAACGACGCGGGCGAAGGCCAGATTGCCGACGTGCTCTACCAGTATGGCGAGGAACGCCAGTCGCGCCGGGTCGCCCGCGCGATCGTGGCCGCGCGCCCGCTCCACACCACCGCCGATCTCGCCGCCGTGGTTCGTCGCGCGCTGGGCTATCGGCCGCATTCCAACCAGGGCCGTGCGCCCAAGGATCCGGCTACGCGCAGCTTCCAGGCAATCCGCATCCATGTGAACGGAGAGCTCGACGAAATGGCAAATGCGTTGACCGCATCCGAGCAGATGCTGCGTGCGGGCGGCAAGCTGGCCGTGGTCAGCTTCCACAGCCTCGAAGATCGCATGGTCAAGCGCTTCCTGCGCGCTGCATCGGGCGGACAGTCGACGACATCGCGCCACATGCCCGAGCGGCTCGACGATCATCTCCCGACCTTCGAGAAGCCCGGCAAGGCGATCAAGCCCACCCAGGGCGAGCTCGATCTCAACCCCCGCTCCCGTTCGGCCATCCTGCGCGAAGGCACCCGGACCGGCGCACCGGCGAGGGTCGCCGCATGA
- a CDS encoding Gldg family protein, with product MSGAACHPSAGAEQAAASETAEPARKPIATALFSSLPIARPENVAMEDLLREDVPAHWATSLLSDRGEWRAVDWLGIRDDGYDALAGIDLLVLAQPRPLAPEENVALDNFVRDGGTVLLFADPHLTQESAYALGDPRRPAHTVLLSPILSRWGIELEHDESDEKTGADWNGVTLPLSEPGRFRLKPDAGEFAGRCILEADARLVSCDIGKGRLLALADAALLEPDTGGRAEIRRALLERMMDAALATKVGKSRD from the coding sequence TTGTCGGGCGCGGCATGCCATCCGTCTGCCGGGGCCGAACAGGCCGCAGCATCCGAAACGGCGGAGCCTGCGCGCAAGCCGATCGCTACCGCGCTGTTTTCGAGCCTGCCGATAGCGCGTCCGGAAAACGTGGCGATGGAAGACCTCTTGCGCGAGGATGTACCAGCGCATTGGGCCACCAGCCTGTTGTCCGATCGCGGCGAGTGGCGGGCGGTCGACTGGCTGGGCATTCGCGACGATGGCTATGATGCGCTGGCCGGGATCGACCTATTGGTGTTGGCGCAACCGCGCCCGCTGGCTCCGGAAGAGAACGTCGCGCTCGACAATTTCGTGCGCGATGGCGGCACGGTGCTGCTGTTCGCCGATCCGCACCTGACGCAGGAAAGCGCCTATGCGCTCGGCGATCCGCGTCGCCCCGCCCACACGGTATTGCTCTCCCCCATTCTTTCGCGCTGGGGAATCGAACTCGAGCACGATGAGAGCGACGAGAAAACCGGTGCCGACTGGAACGGCGTGACGCTCCCGCTCTCCGAGCCCGGTCGATTCCGGTTGAAACCCGATGCCGGGGAATTCGCGGGACGCTGTATATTGGAAGCCGATGCGCGGCTGGTGTCCTGCGACATCGGGAAGGGGCGCTTGCTTGCTCTGGCCGATGCCGCGCTGCTCGAGCCCGATACGGGCGGAAGGGCCGAAATTCGCCGGGCGCTGCTAGAGCGAATGATGGATGCGGCGCTGGCCACCAAAGTCGGGAAATCACGGGACTAG
- a CDS encoding division/cell wall cluster transcriptional repressor MraZ yields the protein MSLGVGKYSGQGFSLRGEKDRYVLPPIFRKAVKESSEGRVLCLAKHERWNCLVGFGLSRRLELEAQLDREERIAIERDKDFDRDLRAMQLFGFAEIPFDDSGRFVMPEHLAELGKLGDDVYFQGAGGFFTMWNPDQLYAKGEGWEGAQAACRALAAEAAAKAAAKAKGGARK from the coding sequence GTGTCGCTCGGAGTGGGAAAATACAGCGGTCAGGGCTTTTCGCTTCGCGGCGAAAAGGATCGCTACGTCCTGCCCCCGATCTTCCGCAAGGCCGTCAAGGAAAGCTCCGAAGGGCGCGTATTGTGCCTCGCCAAGCATGAGCGCTGGAACTGCCTCGTCGGCTTCGGTCTCTCGCGTCGTCTCGAGCTCGAAGCCCAGCTGGACCGCGAAGAGCGGATCGCGATCGAACGCGACAAGGATTTCGACCGCGACCTGCGCGCGATGCAATTGTTCGGATTTGCCGAAATCCCGTTCGACGACAGCGGCCGCTTCGTGATGCCCGAACATCTCGCCGAACTCGGCAAGCTGGGCGACGACGTCTATTTCCAGGGCGCGGGCGGTTTCTTCACCATGTGGAACCCGGACCAGCTCTACGCCAAGGGCGAAGGCTGGGAGGGCGCGCAGGCGGCCTGCCGTGCGCTCGCCGCCGAAGCCGCTGCAAAGGCTGCCGCGAAGGCCAAGGGAGGCGCACGCAAATGA
- a CDS encoding 2Fe-2S iron-sulfur cluster-binding protein has translation MPKLTVVTREGQESTIDVESGLTVMEAIRDNGFDELLALCGGCCSCATCHVHVDPEHFGKLAGISEDEDDLLESTDHRTEYSRLSCQIPFDDALDGLKVTIAPED, from the coding sequence ATGCCCAAGCTCACCGTCGTCACCCGTGAAGGCCAGGAAAGCACGATCGATGTCGAAAGCGGGCTGACCGTGATGGAGGCTATCCGCGACAACGGGTTCGACGAATTGCTTGCGCTGTGCGGCGGCTGCTGTTCGTGCGCGACCTGCCACGTGCATGTCGATCCCGAACATTTCGGCAAGCTCGCCGGCATTTCGGAAGACGAGGACGATCTGCTCGAAAGCACCGATCACCGCACCGAATATTCGCGCCTGTCGTGCCAGATTCCGTTCGATGACGCGCTCGACGGGCTGAAGGTCACGATCGCCCCGGAAGACTGA